A genomic segment from Pediococcus acidilactici encodes:
- a CDS encoding Xaa-Pro peptidase family protein, with product MSQLEKVQKWVADHQLDVAYISNFESIKYLTGFGSDPIERVLALFIFPDQDPFLFAPALEVEAIKDTGWKYPVYGYLDHEQPFHLIANYIRERNANPVHWGIEEDNLTVDRYEVLRAEFPNAKFEANLTPVFEKLRMVKTADEIEKLKAAGAEADFAFQVGFDAVAAGKTEAEVAAELEYALKKRGVMEMSFDTLIQAGAHAAEPHGATAMNKIENNELILFDLGTVHDGYISDASRTVALGQLNDKQADIYKVCLEAQLTAQDYAKPGITAASLDKVARDIIDKAGYGEYFIHRLGHGMGMGEHEFPSIMEGNDLVLEEGMCFSIEPGIYIPGFAGVRIEDCVHITKDGCEPFTHTSKELKYL from the coding sequence ATGTCACAATTAGAAAAAGTCCAAAAATGGGTTGCTGACCATCAATTGGACGTTGCTTACATCAGTAATTTTGAAAGTATTAAGTATTTGACAGGTTTTGGAAGCGATCCAATTGAACGGGTGCTCGCGTTATTTATTTTCCCTGACCAAGATCCTTTCTTATTTGCTCCCGCTTTAGAAGTTGAAGCGATTAAAGATACCGGCTGGAAGTACCCTGTTTATGGTTACCTTGATCACGAACAACCCTTCCATTTAATTGCTAACTACATTCGGGAACGGAACGCCAATCCCGTGCACTGGGGCATCGAAGAAGACAATCTTACCGTAGACCGTTACGAAGTTTTGCGTGCTGAATTTCCTAACGCTAAATTCGAAGCCAACCTAACCCCCGTTTTTGAAAAATTACGGATGGTAAAAACGGCCGATGAAATTGAAAAATTAAAGGCTGCCGGTGCCGAAGCTGACTTTGCATTCCAAGTCGGCTTCGATGCAGTTGCCGCAGGTAAAACCGAAGCAGAGGTTGCTGCCGAATTGGAATACGCACTTAAAAAGCGTGGCGTAATGGAAATGAGCTTTGACACCCTCATTCAAGCGGGTGCTCACGCGGCTGAACCTCACGGGGCAACGGCCATGAACAAAATTGAAAATAATGAATTAATCCTCTTTGATTTAGGTACCGTGCACGATGGTTACATTAGTGACGCTTCCCGGACGGTCGCTTTAGGACAGCTAAACGACAAACAGGCTGACATCTACAAGGTATGCTTGGAAGCACAATTAACTGCACAGGATTATGCTAAACCAGGGATTACGGCCGCTAGCTTAGATAAAGTTGCTCGTGATATCATTGATAAGGCGGGTTATGGTGAATACTTCATTCACCGCCTCGGCCACGGAATGGGCATGGGCGAACACGAATTCCCTTCAATTATGGAAGGTAACGATTTAGTCCTTGAAGAAGGCATGTGTTTCTCCATCGAACCAGGGATTTACATTCCCGGTTTTGCTGGAGTTCGAATTGAAGACTGTGTTCACATCACCAAAGACGGTTGTGAACCTTTCACCCATACTTCTAAAGAACTTAAGTACCTATAA
- a CDS encoding DUF948 domain-containing protein, with product MTGGGIAAIIAAVALLVLVLFIGLVLVNASKTLAEINRSLAIITRDVDLISHEAEGIMANANELLEDVNGKVATIDPLFQAVADLSESTSDLNQATRRLAGKVNHTAKTKKTGKVATAMNVGKGAVNLYKNRQKNK from the coding sequence ATGACTGGAGGCGGAATTGCAGCCATCATCGCGGCAGTAGCGTTGCTGGTTTTAGTATTATTTATCGGTCTAGTGCTGGTAAATGCTTCAAAGACTTTGGCAGAAATTAATCGCAGTTTAGCAATCATTACTAGAGACGTGGATTTAATTTCACATGAGGCAGAAGGCATTATGGCCAACGCAAACGAGTTATTGGAAGACGTTAATGGTAAGGTCGCAACGATCGACCCGCTTTTCCAAGCGGTTGCGGATTTAAGCGAAAGTACTTCGGATTTAAACCAAGCAACTCGGCGACTTGCTGGTAAGGTCAACCACACCGCAAAGACCAAAAAGACGGGAAAGGTTGCCACAGCCATGAACGTTGGCAAGGGCGCGGTTAATCTATACAAAAATCGGCAAAAAAATAAGTAG
- a CDS encoding mechanosensitive ion channel family protein, which yields MPQTLVIGATFQPLQRELSRIDWSQIGANFLKHFLQIILISIIFWVINRIGKHLINKSFGPYQSPDKQSARSQTIFVVVRNIFKYSVMFFYVYTILSNLGVPVGTLVAGAGILSVAIGLGTQGLVSDVINGLTILIEGQLRVGDSVTIQGIDGTVVSIGLRTIELRALDGTLHYLPNRSITTISNHSQENQNITIFLRIKDPFRIDEAKDLLQDQLPKAKHHTTKLKAGIVIQAPVAEKSHGYLGVQISTKVAPGYQAAMQTMILDRTLKILREAQIEVEN from the coding sequence ATGCCCCAAACCTTAGTAATCGGCGCCACTTTCCAGCCACTCCAAAGAGAATTATCACGAATTGACTGGAGTCAAATTGGTGCCAACTTTCTTAAGCATTTTTTACAAATCATTCTCATTAGCATTATTTTTTGGGTGATTAACCGGATTGGTAAACACTTGATTAATAAAAGCTTCGGGCCGTACCAGTCTCCCGATAAACAGTCGGCCCGTTCTCAGACTATTTTCGTAGTAGTAAGAAATATTTTCAAATATTCCGTAATGTTCTTTTACGTTTACACCATTCTTTCAAACCTCGGTGTCCCGGTCGGTACCCTAGTTGCTGGAGCTGGAATCCTCAGTGTGGCCATTGGTTTAGGTACCCAAGGATTGGTTTCTGACGTAATTAACGGCTTGACCATCTTGATTGAAGGCCAACTACGGGTGGGCGATAGCGTAACTATCCAAGGAATTGATGGAACGGTGGTCTCCATTGGATTACGGACCATTGAACTGCGCGCCTTAGACGGCACCTTGCATTATTTGCCCAACCGGAGCATTACAACCATTTCTAACCACTCTCAGGAAAACCAAAATATTACCATTTTCCTTCGTATTAAAGACCCGTTTAGAATTGACGAAGCCAAGGATTTGCTACAAGATCAACTACCAAAAGCTAAGCACCACACCACCAAACTAAAGGCGGGAATCGTTATCCAAGCTCCAGTTGCCGAAAAAAGCCATGGTTACCTCGGAGTCCAAATCTCCACGAAGGTGGCACCCGGCTATCAAGCAGCGATGCAAACTATGATTCTTGACCGTACCTTGAAAATTCTACGGGAAGCTCAAATTGAAGTGGAAAACTAA
- a CDS encoding XTP/dITP diphosphatase, whose translation MSNQILIATKNEGKLKEFKQIFTAKGLEVLSLKDIDEDVDVQENGLTFEENARLKADSYAQAIGIPVLADDSGLQIDALNGRPGIFSARYAGDHNDAANNAKVLTELGGVPDEKRTATFHTTVVVRKPDGTELVANGNLRGRILSVPRGENGFGYDPLFYVEEKQKTLAQMTREEKNQISHRALAIQDLLTKFDKFW comes from the coding sequence ATGAGTAATCAAATTTTAATAGCAACCAAAAATGAAGGTAAACTAAAAGAATTTAAGCAGATTTTTACTGCGAAGGGGCTCGAAGTTTTGTCGTTAAAGGACATTGATGAGGACGTTGATGTTCAAGAAAATGGCTTAACCTTTGAAGAAAATGCTCGCCTTAAGGCAGATAGCTACGCCCAAGCTATTGGAATTCCGGTCCTTGCAGATGATTCTGGTTTACAAATCGACGCACTTAACGGACGCCCCGGGATTTTCTCGGCACGTTATGCGGGAGATCATAACGATGCTGCTAATAATGCCAAAGTGCTTACCGAATTAGGCGGGGTTCCTGATGAGAAGCGAACCGCAACTTTCCACACCACCGTAGTAGTTCGGAAACCGGATGGTACTGAATTAGTGGCCAACGGTAACCTCCGTGGGCGGATCCTTAGCGTTCCACGCGGAGAAAATGGTTTTGGTTACGATCCGCTTTTTTACGTGGAAGAAAAGCAAAAAACGTTGGCTCAAATGACCCGGGAAGAAAAAAATCAAATTAGTCACCGGGCGTTAGCCATCCAAGATTTATTAACTAAGTTTGATAAATTCTGGTAA
- the murI gene encoding glutamate racemase gives MDNRPIGFMDSGVGGLTVVKAAKELMPNEAVVFIGDEARVPYGPRPTAEVIKFSQQMADFLIKKDVKALVIACNTATTAAFQVLSTTLPIPVIGVIQPGAQAAVATTQNKRIGVIATEGTIKSQAYSTALAELAPQAAVFPVACQSFVELAEHNQLTTPKALQVIDQQLAGLKGQAIDTLVLGCTHFPLLAKGIQTAMGNGVKLVDPGAAAVRQLKDVLEQRHLLREATTTPSEEYFATANIESFRTIAQGLIAPDVQVNLAKID, from the coding sequence ATGGATAATCGTCCAATTGGATTTATGGATTCCGGGGTCGGCGGATTAACCGTTGTAAAAGCGGCTAAGGAACTGATGCCTAACGAAGCGGTTGTTTTTATTGGAGATGAGGCCCGGGTACCGTACGGACCACGTCCCACGGCGGAAGTAATCAAGTTTTCGCAACAAATGGCGGATTTCTTGATTAAAAAGGATGTTAAGGCGTTAGTAATTGCTTGTAATACAGCAACGACCGCGGCTTTTCAGGTTTTAAGCACTACGTTACCAATTCCAGTAATTGGAGTTATCCAACCAGGTGCGCAGGCAGCGGTGGCAACCACGCAAAACAAGCGGATTGGGGTAATTGCGACTGAAGGAACCATTAAGTCACAAGCATACTCAACCGCGCTAGCAGAGTTAGCGCCCCAAGCAGCTGTTTTTCCGGTTGCTTGTCAATCGTTTGTGGAACTGGCGGAGCATAACCAGTTGACGACACCCAAAGCTTTGCAAGTAATCGATCAACAACTTGCTGGGTTAAAGGGGCAAGCCATTGATACATTAGTACTGGGATGCACCCATTTCCCACTCTTAGCAAAGGGAATTCAAACCGCAATGGGGAACGGGGTTAAGTTGGTTGATCCGGGAGCTGCGGCGGTTCGCCAATTGAAGGACGTTCTCGAACAACGACACCTTTTACGGGAAGCAACTACTACTCCGAGTGAAGAGTATTTCGCTACGGCTAATATTGAAAGCTTCCGTACCATTGCCCAGGGCCTCATTGCTCCGGATGTACAAGTAAACTTAGCAAAAATTGATTAG
- the ppsA gene encoding phosphoenolpyruvate synthase, with protein sequence MSSRENANVLWFDELHREDVNLVGGKSSSLGEMTSAMDVPVPYGFATTARAYRYFMDQTGLNDKVNELLESIQDYENSEELHSACEQIRNLIVNATMPVDLAKDIEQAYADLAEKVGQTAPFVAIRSSATAEDLPNASFAGQQETYLNIKGAADVVNRVQLCYSSLFTDRATYYRHKQHFPHEKVALSAAIQMMVFSKASGIMFSVNVADGDDSKIVIDAIYGLGEYVVLGKVTPDHFVIDKESMKIVEKNIIKQPIRLVRLPDGGTVEEKVPEELQGQPVLTDSQVIELAGYAKAIEEHYGCYMDMEFALDANTNRLWIVQARPETVWSQRKAADKTEEADADVVKEADAKVAVRGLPASPGLASGIVHVIDNPKDIDQFKQGEVLVTVMTSPDWVPAMKKATAIITNDGGMTCHAAIVSREMQIPCIVGTKSKNLAATDALKTGDVVTVDAKNGVVYHGKVASMLKKSASAQQVGNQMVAAETFAPTATRVMMNLGDPELVEKYSTLPADGIGLMREEFLWTTYIHEHPLYLIEQGHPEKVVNMLADGIAKVTRTMAPRPVVLRLSDFKSSEYRKLKGGDKYEPHEPADLLGWRGASRYYDPKYVDAFKLELAAIKKVRNEFGLKNLNVMIPFVRTVDEAQKVTAIMQDEGLVRSADFKVYMMAEIPSNIILADQFNQFVDGYSIGSNDLAMLILGCDRNNDTVARLFDERNLAVKRAIHHLIEAAHKDGKTVSICGQAPSEFPEFTNFLIQSGIDYVSVNPDMVKETKRNVAHFEQRIMLDKATGRGIQDPTDYDW encoded by the coding sequence ATGAGTAGCCGTGAAAATGCAAATGTATTGTGGTTTGACGAATTACACCGTGAAGACGTTAACCTAGTAGGTGGCAAATCGTCATCATTGGGTGAAATGACGTCGGCAATGGATGTGCCGGTGCCGTATGGTTTTGCAACTACTGCCCGGGCGTACCGGTATTTTATGGACCAGACGGGCTTGAATGATAAAGTTAACGAGTTGCTAGAAAGCATCCAAGATTATGAAAATTCCGAGGAATTACATTCGGCATGCGAACAAATTCGGAACTTAATCGTTAACGCCACCATGCCTGTTGATTTGGCAAAGGACATTGAGCAAGCGTACGCGGATTTGGCTGAAAAAGTTGGCCAAACCGCCCCCTTCGTTGCGATCCGTTCTTCCGCAACGGCTGAAGATTTACCTAATGCGTCGTTTGCTGGCCAACAAGAAACTTACTTAAATATTAAGGGGGCCGCTGACGTTGTTAACCGGGTCCAGCTTTGTTATTCTTCACTTTTCACCGACCGGGCGACTTATTACCGGCATAAACAACATTTTCCACATGAGAAGGTCGCTCTTTCAGCGGCAATCCAAATGATGGTCTTTTCTAAAGCCTCGGGGATTATGTTCTCGGTTAACGTTGCCGATGGGGACGATTCTAAAATCGTGATCGATGCCATCTATGGGCTTGGCGAATACGTTGTTTTAGGGAAGGTAACTCCAGACCATTTCGTGATTGATAAAGAATCCATGAAAATTGTTGAAAAGAACATTATTAAGCAACCAATTCGGTTAGTTCGACTACCTGATGGTGGTACGGTAGAAGAAAAAGTTCCTGAAGAGCTCCAAGGCCAGCCAGTTTTGACGGATAGTCAAGTAATTGAGTTGGCGGGCTATGCTAAGGCAATTGAAGAGCATTATGGCTGCTACATGGATATGGAGTTTGCTTTGGATGCCAATACCAACCGCTTATGGATTGTACAAGCACGTCCCGAGACGGTGTGGTCCCAACGGAAAGCAGCGGATAAGACGGAGGAAGCAGATGCCGACGTGGTTAAGGAAGCGGATGCGAAAGTGGCGGTCCGCGGTCTTCCAGCTAGCCCAGGATTAGCGAGCGGGATAGTGCACGTTATTGATAACCCAAAGGACATTGACCAATTTAAGCAAGGAGAGGTTCTGGTCACGGTGATGACTTCTCCAGACTGGGTCCCGGCGATGAAGAAAGCTACCGCGATTATTACTAACGATGGCGGGATGACTTGCCATGCTGCAATTGTTTCCCGGGAAATGCAAATCCCATGTATTGTGGGAACTAAGAGTAAGAACCTGGCTGCTACTGATGCTCTTAAGACGGGCGACGTGGTTACCGTTGATGCTAAAAATGGGGTGGTTTACCACGGTAAAGTCGCTAGCATGCTAAAGAAATCCGCTTCCGCACAGCAAGTGGGTAATCAAATGGTTGCTGCCGAAACTTTTGCGCCAACTGCTACCCGGGTAATGATGAACCTTGGCGATCCCGAATTGGTTGAAAAGTACTCCACTTTGCCAGCTGACGGGATTGGACTCATGCGTGAAGAATTTCTCTGGACCACTTACATTCACGAACACCCGCTTTACCTAATTGAACAAGGGCATCCCGAAAAAGTAGTCAACATGCTTGCGGATGGGATTGCTAAGGTTACTCGGACAATGGCACCTCGTCCGGTAGTGCTCCGGTTATCCGATTTCAAATCTAGTGAATATCGGAAACTAAAGGGTGGCGACAAGTATGAGCCTCACGAACCAGCGGACTTGCTTGGTTGGCGGGGAGCGTCGCGGTACTACGATCCAAAATACGTTGATGCCTTTAAATTAGAACTTGCGGCAATTAAGAAGGTCCGCAATGAATTTGGTTTGAAGAATTTAAACGTGATGATTCCGTTCGTCCGGACGGTCGATGAAGCCCAAAAAGTAACCGCGATTATGCAAGACGAAGGGTTAGTTCGGAGCGCGGACTTTAAGGTTTACATGATGGCGGAAATTCCATCGAACATCATCTTGGCAGATCAGTTTAACCAGTTTGTAGATGGATACTCGATTGGTTCGAACGACTTAGCAATGTTAATTTTAGGATGTGACCGGAACAACGATACGGTTGCCCGGCTCTTTGATGAACGGAATTTAGCTGTTAAACGGGCAATTCATCACCTTATTGAAGCTGCACACAAGGATGGCAAGACGGTTTCGATTTGTGGACAAGCGCCATCCGAATTCCCTGAATTCACTAACTTCTTAATTCAAAGTGGAATTGACTACGTTTCGGTTAACCCAGACATGGTTAAAGAAACTAAGCGGAACGTCGCTCACTTTGAACAACGGATTATGTTGGATAAAGCAACCGGCAGGGGGATTCAGGACCCTACCGATTACGACTGGTAA
- the trxA gene encoding thioredoxin, translating into MVEAITDANFEEKTGSGVTLTDFWAVWCGPCRMQSPVVEQLADEMGDQVKFTKMDVDQNPETARKFGIMSIPTLMVKKDGAVVDTIVGYHSKEQLAKILNQYL; encoded by the coding sequence ATGGTTGAAGCAATTACGGACGCAAATTTTGAAGAAAAAACTGGTAGTGGCGTAACGTTAACCGATTTTTGGGCAGTATGGTGTGGCCCTTGTCGGATGCAGTCTCCGGTAGTGGAACAATTAGCCGATGAAATGGGCGACCAAGTTAAATTTACAAAAATGGATGTCGACCAAAATCCGGAAACGGCGCGCAAATTTGGGATCATGAGCATCCCTACGCTAATGGTAAAGAAGGATGGCGCGGTAGTTGATACCATCGTGGGCTACCATTCTAAAGAACAATTAGCAAAGATTTTAAATCAATACCTGTAA
- a CDS encoding endonuclease MutS2, with the protein MNSKILEVLEYEKVKNAVKQFIATENGAKELRQLVPMTDSAKVQNALKETLDAVNIYRVKSGIPIPRLEDIDEPLQRLKIDATLNGREIAQIGRVLRATREVINFFADLPDTEVTVETLNGVVDQLETIPEIEERLNSSIEGNGHLLNSASSELRRIRAAITRVEGEIRQRMEKFTRGSQAKYLSEPIVTIRRERYVIPVRADSRSRFGGVVHDQSSSGQTLYVEPEAVVDLNNQLRQEQVAEVHEEQRILQELSALIAPYADTLKDNSKVLGHLDLLNAKAQYAHKLKATEPQISSNNQINLRQARHPLIDPKKVVPNDIRLGGEYSTLVITGPNTGGKTITLKTVGLLQLMAQSGMFIPANENSTVRVFEEIFADIGDEQSIEQNLSTFSSHMDNTIHILEHLNERSLALFDELGAGTDPKEGAALAIAILDRVRQRGAVSITTTHYPELKTYGYERTGTINASMEFDVDTLQPTYKLLLGIPGQSNAFEISRRLGLDEDIITQARGLVDQDSQDLNNMIKDLTTRQKRAQKLNERVQTLLAQTEEYNDTLVKGVERLSQQRDRLLESAKESANQIVNDSRSEADQIIKRLRRLEKSAGSFKENDLIEAKSKLNALHQDTNLKRNKVLRKAKEAQKLHVNDEVIVLTYGQRGELLRQVDAHHWEVQMGILKMKVATDELEKVKPERTTKRANHNAVHRTKSAGVKTSLDLRGKRYEEAITETDRYIDAALLAGYDEVTIIHGKGTGALRSGITKYLKQNRRIKSFEYAPANAGGNGATIVHLR; encoded by the coding sequence ATGAACAGTAAAATTTTAGAAGTTTTAGAGTATGAAAAAGTGAAAAATGCGGTTAAACAGTTCATTGCGACCGAAAACGGAGCTAAGGAGCTTCGCCAATTAGTACCAATGACGGATTCCGCAAAAGTACAAAACGCCCTTAAGGAAACTCTGGACGCGGTCAACATTTACCGGGTAAAAAGTGGGATCCCCATTCCGCGTTTAGAAGATATTGACGAACCATTACAACGGTTAAAAATTGATGCGACCCTCAACGGCCGTGAAATTGCCCAAATTGGGCGAGTATTGCGAGCAACCCGGGAAGTAATTAACTTCTTTGCGGATTTGCCAGATACGGAAGTAACGGTGGAAACCTTGAACGGTGTAGTGGATCAGTTAGAAACAATTCCAGAAATTGAAGAACGGTTAAATAGTTCAATTGAAGGAAACGGTCACCTGTTAAATTCCGCGTCAAGCGAGTTACGGCGGATTCGGGCCGCAATTACGCGGGTGGAGGGTGAGATTCGGCAACGAATGGAAAAGTTTACCCGGGGAAGTCAGGCGAAGTACCTAAGTGAGCCCATCGTCACGATTCGAAGAGAACGGTACGTAATCCCGGTTCGGGCGGATTCCCGTTCCCGTTTTGGCGGAGTAGTTCACGACCAAAGTTCCTCGGGACAAACCCTCTACGTGGAACCCGAAGCGGTGGTTGATCTAAATAATCAACTCCGCCAAGAACAAGTTGCGGAAGTACACGAAGAGCAACGGATCTTGCAAGAACTTAGTGCGCTGATTGCTCCATACGCGGACACGTTAAAGGATAATAGCAAGGTGCTTGGTCACCTTGATTTGCTTAACGCCAAGGCGCAATACGCGCATAAGTTAAAGGCTACGGAACCGCAGATTTCGTCAAATAACCAAATTAATTTACGGCAAGCCCGCCACCCCTTGATTGATCCAAAAAAGGTGGTTCCTAACGACATTAGATTAGGCGGGGAGTACTCCACTTTGGTAATTACCGGACCGAATACCGGTGGGAAGACCATCACTTTAAAAACCGTGGGATTACTCCAACTAATGGCCCAGTCGGGAATGTTTATTCCGGCCAACGAGAATAGTACGGTACGAGTTTTTGAAGAAATCTTTGCTGACATTGGTGATGAACAATCCATTGAACAGAATTTGAGTACTTTTTCGTCGCACATGGATAATACCATTCATATTTTAGAGCACCTTAACGAACGTTCGTTAGCGCTCTTTGATGAATTAGGTGCGGGGACCGATCCTAAAGAAGGGGCGGCCTTAGCAATCGCAATTTTAGACCGGGTGCGGCAAAGGGGAGCGGTTTCGATTACCACCACCCATTATCCAGAATTGAAAACGTATGGATACGAACGCACAGGGACGATTAACGCCAGCATGGAATTTGATGTAGATACGTTGCAGCCCACTTATAAGCTATTACTGGGAATCCCTGGACAGAGTAACGCCTTTGAAATCTCACGGCGCTTAGGCTTAGACGAAGACATCATTACTCAAGCGCGAGGGTTGGTAGACCAAGATAGTCAAGATTTGAATAACATGATTAAGGATTTAACCACCCGGCAAAAGCGGGCCCAGAAGTTAAACGAACGGGTTCAAACCTTGTTAGCACAAACTGAAGAATATAACGATACCCTGGTTAAGGGAGTGGAACGGCTTAGTCAACAGCGGGACCGTTTGTTAGAAAGTGCCAAAGAATCAGCTAACCAAATCGTAAACGATAGCCGTAGTGAGGCTGACCAGATTATTAAACGGTTGCGGCGGTTAGAGAAATCGGCGGGAAGCTTCAAGGAAAACGATTTGATTGAGGCCAAAAGCAAGCTGAACGCTTTACACCAAGATACTAACTTGAAGCGCAACAAGGTGCTCCGTAAGGCTAAAGAAGCGCAGAAACTCCATGTTAACGACGAAGTAATTGTGTTAACTTACGGGCAACGTGGAGAATTGCTACGGCAAGTGGACGCGCACCATTGGGAAGTACAAATGGGAATTTTGAAAATGAAGGTGGCTACCGACGAGTTAGAAAAGGTTAAGCCAGAACGGACTACTAAACGAGCTAACCATAACGCGGTACACCGGACTAAATCTGCTGGAGTGAAAACTAGTTTGGATCTTCGCGGAAAACGCTACGAAGAGGCAATTACCGAAACGGATCGCTATATTGACGCGGCGTTATTAGCCGGCTATGATGAGGTCACGATTATCCATGGTAAAGGAACTGGGGCCCTCCGTAGTGGAATCACCAAGTATTTAAAACAAAATCGGCGAATTAAAAGCTTCGAGTATGCGCCAGCAAATGCGGGAGGTAACGGTGCCACAATCGTGCATTTGCGATAA
- a CDS encoding DUF1292 domain-containing protein encodes MDNEEQKITLVDEHGNEELYNVLFTFDSEDYGRSYVLLYPAEAENDEEVDIQAYAFEPDENHDLGEGELIPIESDEEWDMVEEVLNTFLGDQD; translated from the coding sequence ATGGATAACGAAGAACAAAAAATTACCCTAGTAGACGAACACGGCAACGAAGAACTATATAACGTACTATTTACGTTTGATTCAGAGGACTATGGTCGTTCGTACGTCCTACTTTATCCGGCTGAAGCAGAAAATGATGAAGAAGTGGATATTCAAGCTTACGCCTTTGAACCTGATGAAAATCATGATTTAGGCGAAGGTGAATTAATTCCGATTGAATCTGACGAAGAGTGGGATATGGTTGAAGAAGTCTTAAATACCTTCTTAGGTGACCAAGACTAA
- the ruvX gene encoding Holliday junction resolvase RuvX, which translates to MRLMGMDVGSRTVGIAVSDQLGWTAQGVEIIPINEDEGEFGISRVKELVSQYEVAGFVIGLPKNMNNTEGPRVEAARNYGKLLTETFGLPIDFQDERLTTVEAERMLIEQADTSRSKRKKVIDKLAASLILENYLNGHGKLIDKLK; encoded by the coding sequence ATGCGGTTAATGGGAATGGACGTTGGTTCACGGACCGTGGGAATTGCGGTAAGTGACCAGTTAGGTTGGACAGCCCAGGGAGTAGAAATTATTCCAATTAACGAGGACGAGGGCGAATTCGGCATTAGTCGAGTTAAAGAGTTAGTCAGCCAGTACGAGGTGGCCGGTTTTGTAATTGGCTTACCAAAAAATATGAATAATACCGAGGGCCCCCGGGTGGAAGCTGCGCGTAATTATGGTAAACTACTAACGGAAACGTTTGGGTTACCAATTGATTTTCAAGACGAGCGTTTGACCACTGTGGAAGCAGAACGAATGTTGATTGAACAAGCGGATACTTCGCGCTCCAAGCGAAAGAAAGTAATTGATAAATTAGCAGCTAGTTTGATTTTAGAGAACTACCTCAATGGTCACGGTAAATTAATCGATAAATTAAAGTGA
- a CDS encoding IreB family regulatory phosphoprotein, which translates to MGKLDETMFFDFGDNKPNDVRGTLKTVYDALEEKGYNPIDQIVGYLISGDPAYIPRLNDARNLIRKHQRDEIIEELVRYYLADQVAGGKKDKN; encoded by the coding sequence GTGGGAAAACTTGATGAAACCATGTTCTTCGATTTTGGCGATAACAAGCCAAATGACGTTCGGGGAACGTTAAAAACCGTATACGATGCTCTTGAAGAAAAGGGTTATAACCCAATTGATCAAATCGTGGGATATTTGATTTCTGGTGATCCAGCTTACATCCCGCGGTTGAACGATGCGCGGAACTTGATTCGTAAGCATCAAAGAGACGAAATTATTGAAGAATTAGTAAGATACTATTTAGCAGATCAAGTTGCTGGTGGCAAGAAGGATAAGAATTAA